A window from Leptospira stimsonii encodes these proteins:
- a CDS encoding EAL domain-containing protein, whose translation MLSRFQDVPLDRDLDSRTYSYALYNFGGDLLYSDIEYESLLKSDSKLSRTIERFLEYGNIYAHGVGIRKVRADRRIRLVVRSALDRVYKINFETNAKSKVVFVHIESTTQASINSEKHRVQRFRSLRNGLLRSLKLQSTYFYLVNIEIYNHPFLHQFENKIYEAVFLDLHAEFLTITNSQNLGFRVSANQIFFSYQINKPDVDINWIPSSLISYMKNTIQVEGHEFHLKLSIGGYHTAELDATPLQILRGLRSNLNQVIEYPFSRYATESQNDSSQMIATYLSLRNSVHKKELFLHYQPILSAETRALHSLEALSRWNQTEKGMISPDIFIPLAEESGLISSIGSWVIRNAFRDFMELKRRCTSSDFICSINISPFQLKNPEFADNLIFYFSNLSLSPSSVILEITESRYEETPLIIEQMSILKKFGFQIAIDDFGVGNSNFSRIEKIESDYVKLDKSLILGTDSNLSKRSVLKAISQVLLSLGKKTVFEGIENSTLEKIAIDCGANYLQGFLYGKPSNLYDLPFLTLTGGPK comes from the coding sequence ATGCTTTCTCGCTTTCAAGATGTTCCGTTGGATCGCGACCTCGATTCCCGAACCTATAGCTACGCCCTGTACAATTTCGGGGGAGACCTTTTGTATTCGGACATCGAATACGAATCTTTGCTGAAGTCGGATTCGAAACTCAGCAGAACCATCGAGAGATTTTTAGAATATGGCAATATCTATGCGCATGGGGTGGGAATTCGAAAGGTAAGAGCAGATCGCCGCATTCGGTTAGTGGTTCGTTCCGCTTTGGATCGTGTTTATAAGATCAATTTTGAAACGAATGCCAAAAGTAAGGTTGTTTTTGTTCATATCGAATCGACGACTCAGGCTTCGATCAATTCGGAAAAACATCGTGTTCAAAGATTTCGTTCTCTCCGCAACGGTCTTCTTCGCTCTCTTAAATTGCAAAGTACGTATTTTTATCTCGTAAATATTGAAATCTACAACCATCCCTTCCTGCATCAGTTCGAAAATAAGATCTATGAAGCCGTTTTTCTGGATTTACACGCTGAATTTTTAACGATCACGAATTCTCAGAATTTGGGATTTCGGGTTTCCGCAAATCAGATATTCTTTTCTTATCAGATCAACAAACCGGACGTTGATATCAACTGGATTCCTTCCAGTTTGATCTCTTATATGAAGAATACGATCCAAGTGGAAGGCCATGAATTTCACCTCAAGTTGTCGATCGGAGGCTATCATACGGCCGAATTAGATGCGACCCCGCTTCAGATTTTAAGAGGACTCCGTAGCAATCTGAATCAAGTGATTGAATATCCGTTTAGTCGCTATGCGACGGAAAGCCAAAACGATTCTTCTCAGATGATCGCAACGTATTTGTCTTTGAGAAACTCCGTTCACAAAAAAGAACTTTTTCTTCATTATCAACCGATTCTTTCCGCCGAGACAAGAGCCCTTCATTCGTTAGAAGCGCTATCTCGTTGGAATCAAACGGAAAAGGGCATGATCAGTCCTGACATATTCATTCCACTTGCGGAAGAATCAGGTCTGATCAGCTCAATCGGGTCCTGGGTGATACGCAACGCATTTCGAGATTTTATGGAATTGAAACGACGTTGTACGTCTTCCGACTTTATCTGTTCGATTAACATTTCTCCATTTCAGCTTAAGAATCCGGAATTTGCAGATAATCTGATTTTTTACTTTTCTAACTTAAGTCTTTCTCCTTCTTCTGTGATCTTGGAAATTACAGAAAGTCGCTACGAGGAAACCCCATTGATCATTGAACAAATGTCTATTTTGAAAAAATTCGGATTTCAGATTGCGATCGATGATTTTGGAGTCGGCAATTCGAACTTTTCCCGAATTGAAAAGATCGAAAGTGATTATGTTAAACTGGATAAAAGTCTAATCTTGGGTACGGATTCAAATTTGAGTAAAAGAAGTGTACTCAAAGCGATTTCGCAAGTATTGCTATCCCTCGGTAAAAAAACCGTTTTTGAAGGAATTGAAAATTCTACTTTAGAAAAAATTGCAATAGATTGTGGCGCAAATTACCTGCAAGGATTTCTTTATGGAAAGCCTTCGAATCTTTATGATCTTCCTTTTCTTACGCTTACCGGTGGACCAAAATAA
- a CDS encoding STAS domain-containing protein: MTTTNNSKDELSVEIVSNSHVQQSLKPNISIIKAKGEINIFSSKKLKDVFTDKIDEGVTVLLLDLSETTHIDSSGLAVLISTQAKLMKQVKGGLVLYSIPSSIMKIFELTRLDKLISMVIDLDAAVDKGLSY, translated from the coding sequence ATGACAACAACCAACAACTCGAAAGATGAACTTTCAGTAGAGATCGTATCGAATTCACATGTACAACAAAGTCTCAAACCGAATATCAGCATCATAAAAGCAAAAGGAGAAATTAACATATTTTCCTCCAAAAAATTAAAGGATGTTTTCACGGATAAGATCGACGAAGGAGTCACCGTTCTTCTTTTGGACCTTTCCGAAACGACCCATATCGATTCTTCCGGTCTGGCGGTCTTGATCAGCACACAGGCCAAGCTGATGAAACAGGTAAAGGGGGGATTGGTCCTCTATTCCATACCAAGTTCAATCATGAAAATATTCGAGCTCACTCGATTGGATAAGCTGATATCGATGGTGATTGACTTGGACGCGGCGGTCGACAAAGGCTTGAGTTACTGA
- a CDS encoding LB_137 family protein: MNRIFALVALFFFLTMRIEAHRVVLKTGEIVTGQWKDGDGQNDHIVIITDGIERRIEKKEILELFFEETGNGLCFNPKNESEKKCGLKLLKLGSQTVYYMDETNRYLRIPLQDLKELTIEEPSSKILEQISQTGIRVRIVSEKSHDSLFKIERINGESIFLQKELSEAPIEILKKEIQTLTCVLGEDPKKDGDESSKNKSSVTLIDYLIPGYYLKKQGHTKSGYTLMGLTAFFVSGAFYEFLEAKKANSGQPTLIPQGNGSVLWLESENDEFQRHKQLNQIFLLSLALTYIFNTTLLTSPVTYELLFRETERPLEPSLGKDQKIEMKININF, translated from the coding sequence ATGAATCGAATTTTCGCGTTAGTCGCCCTTTTCTTCTTTCTTACGATGCGAATCGAGGCGCATCGTGTCGTCTTAAAAACCGGAGAAATCGTAACGGGCCAATGGAAGGATGGTGACGGGCAAAACGATCATATCGTAATTATCACCGATGGAATCGAAAGAAGGATCGAAAAAAAGGAAATCCTAGAACTCTTTTTCGAAGAAACGGGCAATGGCCTATGTTTTAACCCGAAAAACGAATCCGAAAAAAAATGCGGCTTAAAACTTTTGAAGCTGGGTTCGCAGACCGTCTATTACATGGATGAAACAAATCGTTATCTAAGAATTCCTCTTCAAGATTTAAAGGAACTTACCATCGAAGAACCTTCTTCCAAAATTTTAGAACAAATATCACAAACAGGAATTCGCGTTCGAATCGTATCGGAAAAAAGTCATGATTCTCTTTTCAAAATCGAAAGGATAAACGGAGAATCCATTTTTCTTCAAAAAGAATTGTCCGAAGCTCCGATTGAAATTCTAAAAAAGGAGATCCAAACTCTCACTTGCGTTCTTGGAGAAGATCCGAAAAAAGATGGAGACGAAAGTTCAAAAAACAAAAGCTCAGTCACTCTCATCGATTATTTAATTCCAGGGTATTATTTAAAAAAACAAGGGCACACGAAATCCGGATACACGCTCATGGGATTGACGGCTTTCTTTGTATCAGGCGCTTTCTATGAATTTTTAGAAGCAAAAAAAGCAAATTCCGGACAACCGACCTTGATTCCACAGGGAAACGGATCCGTTCTTTGGCTTGAATCGGAAAACGACGAATTTCAAAGGCACAAACAACTCAACCAAATTTTCCTCCTCTCCCTAGCGCTCACTTATATTTTTAATACGACTCTCTTAACGTCCCCTGTCACATACGAGTTGTTATTTCGAGAAACGGAGCGTCCATTAGAACCGTCGCTTGGGAAAGATCAAAAAATCGAAATGAAAATAAACATTAATTTTTAG
- a CDS encoding tetratricopeptide repeat protein: MKKSAFIAVIGFFIILCFGLIVLDTKLFELKVILEKRKVLNFSFSSEILRSKFESILSNKENLRAEMNLNNLQSSLIESDGLHSFQTSFWQNFGSGLINAVRFVTGKPPIHFELNSSNIRALERAFRLERNQAYKDAYNAYSETLPSFPKGSEESGFILLHQGFCLAAQGEFDAAIKDLQKVLENNPGSSFANDAEILTGVILKSKENAKEIEANSESPEAKIRAYFAKGNYAKVLEEIAKTELRSAEMKYLRAYSLEKTGNQNEAITEYAKLAFSDTDKEIAIKANRRLLMLGHYYNAGSEIARISDRNAERLGDVSEAATIRTSAEKLKLGEEESKQTREPNSSKEVLKTPIQEVIANSEAFLKKADEAAKAAEIRNYIAVHIADAAPVYGERILIDGDRTKLFSTHFPITLPTYTIQSISLEKKPVRNSKLKFVKDSKTTSFLKAIFEDDQSITLIENKKQQKIDLNSPISIELSK; encoded by the coding sequence ATGAAAAAGAGCGCGTTTATCGCCGTCATCGGCTTTTTTATTATCTTGTGCTTCGGTTTGATCGTTCTGGATACCAAACTCTTCGAACTCAAAGTAATATTAGAAAAAAGGAAAGTTCTCAACTTTTCTTTTTCGAGCGAAATCCTCAGATCCAAGTTTGAGAGTATTCTCTCTAACAAAGAAAATCTCCGAGCGGAGATGAATCTCAACAATCTTCAGAGTTCTCTCATAGAAAGTGACGGGCTTCATTCTTTTCAAACGAGTTTCTGGCAAAATTTTGGTTCGGGTTTGATCAATGCAGTTCGTTTTGTTACGGGGAAACCGCCGATTCACTTTGAACTCAATTCTTCCAATATCCGTGCCTTAGAACGGGCCTTTCGTTTGGAAAGAAATCAAGCCTATAAAGACGCTTACAACGCGTATTCCGAAACGCTTCCTTCCTTTCCCAAAGGGAGCGAGGAAAGCGGATTCATTCTTTTACACCAAGGTTTTTGTCTCGCGGCTCAGGGAGAATTCGACGCGGCTATCAAAGACTTGCAAAAGGTCTTAGAAAACAATCCGGGAAGTAGTTTTGCAAACGACGCGGAAATTTTGACGGGAGTGATCCTCAAATCCAAGGAAAACGCAAAGGAGATCGAAGCGAATTCTGAAAGTCCGGAGGCGAAAATTCGAGCCTACTTTGCAAAGGGAAATTACGCAAAAGTATTGGAAGAAATTGCCAAAACGGAACTTCGTTCCGCTGAGATGAAATACCTCCGTGCGTATTCTCTGGAAAAGACGGGAAATCAAAACGAAGCGATTACGGAATACGCAAAACTTGCATTCTCCGATACGGACAAAGAGATTGCAATCAAAGCGAACCGTCGTCTTTTGATGTTGGGTCATTACTACAACGCAGGTTCCGAGATCGCGAGAATTTCGGACAGGAACGCAGAACGCCTCGGTGACGTTTCAGAAGCCGCAACGATCCGAACATCGGCGGAAAAATTGAAACTAGGCGAAGAAGAATCGAAACAAACCAGAGAACCGAATTCTTCTAAGGAAGTCCTAAAAACTCCGATACAAGAAGTCATCGCGAATTCCGAAGCCTTTCTAAAAAAAGCGGACGAAGCCGCGAAAGCGGCCGAAATCCGGAACTACATCGCGGTTCATATTGCGGACGCGGCACCCGTTTACGGAGAACGGATCCTAATCGACGGAGATCGGACGAAATTGTTTTCCACACACTTTCCGATCACCCTTCCGACTTATACGATCCAATCGATCTCTCTCGAAAAAAAACCGGTTCGGAATTCCAAACTGAAATTCGTAAAAGATTCCAAAACAACTTCTTTTCTGAAAGCGATCTTCGAAGACGATCAATCCATCACTCTGATCGAAAATAAAAAACAACAGAAGATCGATCTAAACTCTCCGATCTCAATCGAGTTATCCAAATGA
- a CDS encoding SpoIIE family protein phosphatase: MKKSLRLQIIVIYTILTVVNLTFVAVMIFENQTDLLISNFTLESDRVAREILKKIESFGNVDYQNSSQINEFQSKLFSIGLTNFTVLEIEDTSLEKTKTLLSNGAVSPFSDLKSKLSKISSAKAALNTSYDIELDSDQFIVHLIFFLNPKTFLISEIKMREMIDRLRSLYIQLGLLLVWGFGFHILFGIFLYRKIFIRLFLLKEVSETMATGDLNARVSWNQSAQDELDALGNTFNGMAEQIASQFDALHLKNTQIQTELEIGKNVQECFLPGKRKQFRLIHANIHYQPMREVSGDIYDIIEINEARTAFFLADATGHGVSAALITSIIHYNMQDILKETINPAEVFNRLSDNLFETLQGTFFATGIFFLFEKDGSAYFCSAGHNPIYYFRKNKKTILTLNSTGFVLGIGIPDPYKVLKIKTEPGDKILIYTDGILDAESPTKEQFGDDRLVETFQKYAELPSEELLSRLRSDLHSFANHFPDDVTFGILEIA, translated from the coding sequence ATGAAGAAGTCTCTTCGATTACAGATTATCGTCATCTATACGATTCTAACCGTGGTGAACCTTACGTTTGTCGCGGTTATGATTTTCGAAAATCAAACCGACCTTTTGATTTCGAATTTCACTCTGGAATCGGATCGGGTCGCGAGAGAAATTCTCAAAAAGATAGAATCGTTCGGCAATGTCGATTATCAAAATTCCTCTCAGATCAACGAATTTCAGAGCAAACTTTTCAGCATCGGTCTCACCAATTTTACCGTTTTAGAGATCGAAGATACTTCGCTTGAAAAAACAAAAACACTCCTCTCCAACGGCGCGGTTTCCCCATTCTCCGATCTCAAATCCAAATTGAGTAAGATTTCAAGCGCAAAAGCGGCGCTCAACACTTCTTACGATATCGAATTGGATTCGGATCAATTCATTGTTCATCTGATTTTTTTTCTCAACCCGAAGACGTTCCTCATTTCCGAAATCAAAATGCGGGAAATGATCGATCGTCTTCGCTCCCTTTACATTCAACTCGGACTTCTCCTCGTTTGGGGGTTTGGTTTTCATATTCTTTTCGGAATCTTTCTCTATCGTAAGATCTTTATCCGTCTTTTTCTTCTCAAAGAAGTCAGTGAAACGATGGCCACCGGAGATTTGAATGCTAGGGTCTCTTGGAATCAATCCGCCCAAGACGAGCTGGATGCGTTAGGAAATACGTTCAACGGAATGGCGGAACAGATCGCTTCGCAGTTTGATGCGCTTCATCTCAAAAATACACAGATCCAAACGGAGTTGGAAATCGGAAAGAACGTTCAGGAATGTTTTCTTCCCGGAAAAAGAAAACAATTTCGTTTGATCCATGCAAACATTCATTACCAACCGATGCGGGAGGTCAGCGGAGATATCTACGACATTATCGAAATCAACGAGGCTCGCACGGCATTCTTCTTGGCGGATGCGACGGGACACGGGGTTTCGGCGGCCTTGATCACTTCCATCATTCACTACAACATGCAGGATATTTTAAAAGAAACGATCAATCCTGCCGAGGTATTCAATCGACTCAGCGACAATCTTTTCGAAACTCTACAAGGTACCTTTTTCGCAACGGGAATCTTTTTTCTCTTTGAAAAGGACGGCTCCGCCTACTTCTGTAGCGCCGGCCACAATCCGATCTACTATTTCCGTAAGAACAAGAAAACGATTCTCACCTTGAATTCGACCGGATTCGTTTTGGGAATCGGGATTCCCGATCCTTACAAGGTTCTTAAAATTAAAACCGAACCGGGAGACAAGATTCTCATTTACACGGATGGGATCTTAGACGCGGAAAGTCCTACCAAAGAACAATTCGGGGACGATCGCCTTGTGGAAACGTTTCAGAAATACGCCGAACTTCCATCGGAAGAATTGTTGTCTCGCCTACGTTCCGATCTTCATTCCTTCGCGAATCATTTTCCGGACGACGTAACTTTTGGAATATTAGAGATCGCTTAA